In one Planctomycetota bacterium genomic region, the following are encoded:
- the lexA gene encoding repressor LexA: MPLQPKKRGPKPKLGITPPQRRTLLEIDRYCRRHQFAPTIQELADSLEISPASVHEQINQLVRKGYLKRSGGKTRGLVVLRKPQDHPSRLVPIPLVGTVAAGWPSWSEEDVLGEVLVEQDLAARDRCFALAVRGESMRSAGIGDGDVVIIRQQPLAECGDIVVALVDGEATVKRLFLQDHTIELQPESPLKKYRPIPIGPETDFRIVGKVVAVRGRLATN; encoded by the coding sequence ATGCCTTTGCAGCCGAAAAAACGTGGCCCTAAGCCAAAACTTGGGATTACCCCTCCGCAGCGGCGAACGCTGTTGGAGATCGACCGTTACTGCCGTCGTCACCAATTCGCTCCAACGATCCAAGAACTCGCCGACTCGCTGGAGATTTCTCCAGCGAGCGTCCATGAACAAATCAACCAGCTGGTGCGCAAGGGTTACCTAAAACGCTCCGGAGGCAAGACCCGCGGCTTGGTTGTCCTCCGCAAGCCCCAGGACCACCCGTCTCGACTGGTCCCCATACCGCTCGTCGGCACCGTCGCGGCCGGATGGCCTTCCTGGTCCGAGGAAGACGTGCTCGGTGAAGTGCTCGTGGAGCAGGATTTAGCGGCGAGAGACCGTTGCTTCGCGCTCGCGGTGCGCGGAGAAAGCATGCGTTCAGCGGGAATCGGCGATGGGGACGTAGTGATTATTCGTCAGCAACCGCTGGCTGAGTGTGGCGACATTGTCGTGGCGCTGGTTGACGGTGAGGCAACCGTGAAGCGGCTGTTCCTGCAGGATCACACCATCGAATTGCAACCCGAAAGTCCATTGAAAAAATACCGGCCGATTCCGATTGGCCCAGAAACTGATTTTAGAATTGTTGGCAAGGTCGTGGCCGTTCGCGGTCGCCTCGCCACGAATTGA
- a CDS encoding Fic family protein, translating to MPRTTGRYKITRAGNEEVRAFIPYPLPPTKPALEITGSLHEQNVAATLALGKLSVAAQMVPSADWFLYGFVRKEAVISSQIEGTQATLTDVLAYETTGKSDRPDDVEEICNYVKAITWARKEIGRSGGLPLSTRLLCEVHRRLMQGVRGEDKHPGEIRTSQNWIGGSRPGNAAYVPPPPEEVPDALSALDRWWHSSDSLPPIVRAGLAHAQFETIHPFLDGNGRVGRMSITLLIEHWGLLSTPLLYLSLAFKRRRDEYYRRLTAIRREGDWEGWTEFFLDSVCVAADDGALIAQRLFALLNQDRVALLKHAGTTIPTLRLFEKLPSHPMVTLPQVMKVLDTTKPTAAKAIDALQQAHVLEEITGKQRDRVYAYQRYLDLLTKETD from the coding sequence ATGCCACGGACAACAGGTCGATACAAGATCACCCGCGCGGGAAATGAGGAGGTGCGGGCATTCATCCCATACCCGCTTCCACCCACGAAACCTGCTTTGGAAATAACCGGATCGCTTCACGAACAGAATGTGGCGGCGACGCTGGCCTTGGGCAAACTGTCCGTCGCCGCGCAGATGGTGCCGAGTGCCGATTGGTTTCTCTATGGCTTCGTTCGCAAGGAAGCGGTGATTTCGTCGCAGATCGAGGGAACGCAGGCCACGCTCACCGATGTGCTGGCCTACGAGACGACTGGGAAGAGCGACCGCCCCGATGATGTTGAAGAAATCTGTAATTACGTGAAAGCAATTACTTGGGCACGCAAGGAAATTGGTCGCTCCGGTGGCTTGCCTTTGAGTACGCGTCTGTTGTGCGAGGTCCACCGGCGCTTGATGCAAGGCGTCCGTGGCGAGGATAAACATCCCGGCGAAATCCGCACGTCGCAAAACTGGATTGGCGGCTCGCGTCCTGGCAACGCTGCGTATGTCCCGCCGCCACCGGAGGAGGTTCCCGATGCGCTCTCGGCCTTGGATCGATGGTGGCACAGCAGCGATTCTTTGCCGCCGATCGTGCGTGCCGGCCTGGCACATGCGCAATTCGAGACGATCCACCCCTTTCTGGATGGGAATGGGCGCGTTGGTCGCATGTCGATCACGTTGTTGATTGAACACTGGGGTCTGCTCTCGACGCCGCTGTTGTACTTGAGCCTCGCGTTTAAGCGCCGTCGCGATGAATATTACCGCCGCTTGACGGCGATTCGCCGGGAAGGCGATTGGGAGGGATGGACCGAGTTCTTTCTCGATTCGGTATGCGTTGCGGCGGACGACGGCGCCTTGATAGCACAGCGATTGTTCGCGCTGCTCAATCAAGATCGAGTGGCATTGCTGAAGCATGCCGGCACGACAATCCCGACCCTGCGATTGTTTGAGAAGCTGCCAAGTCATCCGATGGTTACGCTGCCTCAGGTCATGAAAGTCTTGGACACCACCAAGCCCACTGCGGCCAAGGCCATCGACGCACTGCAGCAGGCCCATGTGCTGGAAGAAATCACCGGCAAGCAACGCGATCGCGTATATGCCTACCAGCGCTATCTTGACCTGCTGACGAAAGAGACGGACTAG
- a CDS encoding bifunctional DNA primase/polymerase has product MVRLLEAAQRYAELGYRVFPCADGLNPAPLTRHGFKDASCDPDQIASWWGQFPSACIGLAADGLLVIDVDGENNPWLTPERAIELSIAPTARTPRGGWHYVFRKPAGATWRCTVGQLAAQVDTRTDGGYIVVAPSRRPDGTYHWIAGSELDVPSDRLPLPPDWLTSQLDQLGQISPQIAARGNSDVNPIPAGQRNGTLIRLAGSMRRVGMSKAEIIAALTQVNRDRCVPSLSPVEVDRIAGNVTRYAPDQVATAIAENHWEQLVSASGAIEPLAFEAITSQQLDDNEYELEYLINGILVRGQPGVIAGPKKTLKTNISIDLALSLASGGRFLGHFAAEKEVRVGLMSGESGAATIQETARRIAVAKQGRLRDFTNVLWSFAVPQLGKAEQVQALERFITNHQLEVLILDPTYLMMLGLADQAGNLFVVGAFLKSLGDIAQATGCTPLLCHHLKKSIADPYEPAELENIAWAGFQEFVRQWVLLNRRARYDPDQGGHHELWMSVGGSAGHSGLWGLNIEEGTRQELAGRRWQVEVISAFEAHHERITAASEAADDRKQLVHEAKLERQRHAVFSALEKFPAGETSRVIRDTAGVGARAIQAVLDALVQEGKVVTCKLQKNKREELGYQLPAAGGPGGP; this is encoded by the coding sequence ATGGTCAGGCTGCTGGAGGCAGCGCAGCGCTACGCCGAACTCGGTTACCGCGTGTTTCCGTGCGCAGACGGCCTGAACCCCGCGCCGCTCACTCGACACGGCTTCAAAGACGCATCGTGCGACCCCGATCAAATTGCCTCTTGGTGGGGGCAATTCCCCTCGGCTTGTATCGGGCTGGCAGCCGATGGGCTGCTGGTGATTGACGTCGACGGTGAGAACAATCCGTGGCTGACGCCCGAACGTGCGATCGAGCTTTCGATTGCGCCGACGGCGCGAACGCCACGCGGCGGTTGGCATTACGTGTTCCGTAAACCTGCTGGTGCTACTTGGCGTTGCACGGTGGGGCAACTTGCGGCACAGGTCGATACCCGCACCGATGGTGGCTATATCGTCGTGGCCCCGTCCCGCCGGCCCGATGGGACTTATCACTGGATAGCAGGCTCGGAACTCGACGTCCCTTCAGACCGATTACCCCTGCCGCCCGACTGGCTCACCTCTCAGCTTGACCAATTAGGTCAAATCTCGCCACAAATTGCAGCGAGAGGCAACTCGGACGTCAATCCCATTCCTGCCGGCCAGCGTAACGGCACCTTGATTCGGTTAGCAGGCTCGATGCGTCGGGTCGGGATGTCGAAAGCGGAAATCATCGCAGCCCTGACCCAAGTCAATCGCGATCGATGCGTTCCGTCGTTGTCTCCGGTCGAAGTAGATCGAATTGCTGGGAATGTCACGCGCTACGCGCCAGATCAGGTAGCGACAGCCATCGCCGAGAATCATTGGGAGCAACTGGTTTCAGCGTCTGGTGCCATCGAGCCGCTGGCGTTTGAGGCCATCACTTCCCAACAACTCGATGACAACGAGTACGAACTCGAATACCTCATCAACGGCATTCTCGTGCGCGGGCAACCGGGGGTAATCGCTGGCCCCAAAAAAACACTCAAGACGAACATCAGCATCGACCTGGCCCTCTCCCTTGCTTCCGGAGGTCGGTTTCTGGGGCACTTCGCGGCCGAGAAGGAAGTGCGCGTGGGATTAATGTCGGGCGAATCCGGTGCGGCCACGATCCAGGAAACCGCGCGTCGTATCGCGGTGGCCAAACAAGGTCGCCTGCGCGATTTTACCAATGTTCTCTGGTCGTTCGCCGTCCCGCAGCTCGGCAAAGCGGAACAGGTGCAAGCCCTGGAACGCTTTATCACCAACCACCAGCTCGAAGTCCTGATTCTTGACCCGACGTATTTGATGATGCTCGGATTGGCCGACCAAGCGGGCAATTTGTTTGTCGTCGGCGCGTTTTTGAAGTCGCTGGGTGACATTGCGCAAGCCACCGGCTGCACGCCACTACTCTGCCATCACCTCAAGAAGAGCATCGCCGATCCCTACGAACCCGCCGAATTGGAAAACATCGCCTGGGCTGGCTTTCAAGAATTCGTGCGCCAGTGGGTGCTGCTCAACCGTCGCGCTCGTTACGACCCGGACCAGGGCGGGCATCACGAATTGTGGATGTCGGTCGGTGGCAGCGCCGGGCATAGCGGATTGTGGGGTTTGAACATCGAAGAGGGAACGCGCCAGGAACTGGCCGGTCGTCGCTGGCAGGTGGAAGTGATCAGCGCGTTCGAGGCTCATCATGAGCGGATCACCGCTGCCAGCGAAGCAGCCGATGACCGCAAACAACTGGTTCACGAAGCCAAGCTGGAACGGCAGCGTCATGCGGTCTTCAGCGCGCTCGAAAAGTTTCCTGCTGGAGAGACATCGCGTGTGATCCGCGATACGGCAGGCGTGGGAGCGAGGGCGATCCAGGCAGTTCTGGATGCGCTAGTGCAAGAAGGGAAAGTCGTCACATGCAAATTGCAAAAGAACAAGCGCGAGGAGCTCGGATACCAACTTCCCGCTGCCGGTGGTCCCGGTGGTCCGTGA
- a CDS encoding winged helix-turn-helix domain-containing protein, protein MSPKKAPKATNAAKPAAKKASKPKAEAKPKKLSAIDAAAKVLAGAKEPLTTKQLIEAMGSKGLWSSPGGKTPHATLYSAILREIATKGKEARFKKTERGHFAANG, encoded by the coding sequence ATGTCCCCGAAGAAAGCCCCTAAGGCGACCAATGCTGCGAAGCCCGCAGCCAAGAAGGCCAGCAAGCCAAAGGCCGAGGCGAAGCCCAAGAAGCTGAGCGCAATCGATGCAGCGGCCAAGGTGCTGGCTGGCGCGAAGGAACCGCTGACCACGAAGCAGCTGATCGAAGCGATGGGCTCGAAGGGCCTCTGGTCCAGCCCCGGCGGCAAGACGCCCCACGCCACCCTCTACAGCGCGATCCTGCGCGAGATCGCCACCAAGGGGAAGGAGGCCCGGTTCAAGAAGACCGAACGCGGGCACTTCGCCGCCAACGGGTAA
- a CDS encoding PD-(D/E)XK nuclease-like domain-containing protein — MSDAVAQFAPTDVLVHEPAEVYHAKRGEYLTSHLLGDFRRCPQLYFRRRAGLISDESRPAYLVGRAAHALILEGKDVFQNTFAVGGPINPKTGQPYGPTTKAFSDWAATQSKEILSAEQLSLVTRMAESVGRHELASELLSDGIAEGVVRTDYCGVPCQIRIDWLAPHRALCDLKTVDSIDYFEADARRYGYCHQVAFYLAVLRQRIGLWMPAYFIAVEKREPFRTGVWRIADEVLQHAVGENEAAIRRLRQCASTGHWPTGYEEQRFFDYL; from the coding sequence ATGTCAGATGCAGTTGCACAATTTGCTCCGACCGATGTGCTTGTCCATGAACCGGCGGAGGTTTACCACGCCAAGCGGGGCGAGTATCTCACGAGCCATTTGCTGGGGGACTTTCGCCGTTGTCCACAGCTTTACTTCCGCCGGCGAGCTGGGCTGATTTCCGACGAGAGCCGCCCCGCGTACCTGGTGGGGCGCGCTGCGCACGCGCTCATTCTGGAAGGGAAGGACGTGTTTCAAAACACGTTTGCCGTGGGAGGACCGATCAATCCGAAAACTGGCCAACCCTACGGGCCGACCACCAAGGCGTTCAGCGATTGGGCGGCGACGCAATCCAAGGAAATCCTCTCCGCCGAACAGTTATCTCTAGTTACGCGCATGGCCGAGAGCGTCGGTCGCCACGAATTGGCGAGCGAGTTACTGTCGGATGGTATCGCCGAAGGGGTGGTGCGAACGGATTACTGCGGCGTCCCTTGTCAAATCCGCATCGATTGGCTCGCTCCTCATCGTGCGCTGTGCGACCTGAAAACGGTCGACAGCATCGACTACTTCGAGGCCGACGCGCGGCGTTATGGCTACTGTCACCAAGTGGCATTTTATCTCGCCGTGCTGCGCCAGCGGATTGGGCTTTGGATGCCGGCGTATTTCATTGCCGTCGAAAAGCGAGAACCGTTCCGCACCGGTGTGTGGCGCATCGCGGACGAAGTGCTCCAACATGCGGTCGGTGAAAACGAAGCGGCCATCCGACGGCTGCGGCAGTGTGCGTCCACCGGGCACTGGCCCACCGGCTATGAGGAGCAACGTTTCTTTGACTACCTGTGA
- a CDS encoding ParB N-terminal domain-containing protein, with the protein MQIELRPLSVIKPYPNNPRLNDDAVAAVAASIKEFGFRQPIVVDEAGVIICGHTRFKAAQQLGLEQVPVHIAKDLTPEQIKAYRIADNQTASLAEWNYDLLPIELADLQQCNFDLGLLGFDQDELAKLLDPTLKDGLCDPDDVPAPPDAATTQPGDLWVLGDHRLLCGDSSKAADVDRLLDGAVIHLVNTDPPYNVKVEPRSNNAIAAGLSSFAGTTHHQSLDVARHPEKSKPTQKKLRAKDRPLVNDFVTDGEFDQLLDAWFGNLARVLAPGRGFYIWGGYANLGNYPPFLKKHELYFSQGIVWDKQHPVLTRKDFMGAFEIAFYGWREGAAHVYLGPNNATDLWHVKKVNPQSMVHLTEKPVELAVRAMQYSSRTGENVLDLFGGSGSTLIAAEQTGRHAYLMELDALYADVIVDRWCKFTGKEAYRVDAQGLETPRSTALAQR; encoded by the coding sequence ATGCAAATCGAACTGCGACCATTATCTGTTATCAAACCATACCCCAACAACCCTCGACTGAACGATGATGCCGTGGCGGCCGTGGCCGCGAGCATCAAAGAATTCGGCTTTCGACAACCAATCGTTGTCGACGAAGCAGGGGTGATCATCTGCGGACACACTCGTTTCAAGGCGGCACAGCAACTCGGCTTGGAACAGGTGCCGGTCCATATTGCGAAGGACCTGACGCCCGAGCAGATTAAAGCCTATCGGATCGCCGACAACCAGACGGCGTCGCTAGCCGAATGGAACTACGATCTGCTGCCGATCGAACTGGCAGACCTGCAGCAGTGCAACTTCGATCTGGGATTGCTCGGCTTCGACCAGGACGAGCTCGCCAAGCTGCTCGATCCGACGTTGAAGGATGGGTTATGCGATCCAGACGATGTGCCGGCGCCTCCCGATGCAGCAACAACGCAACCCGGTGATCTGTGGGTGCTGGGGGACCACCGATTGCTCTGTGGCGATAGTAGCAAGGCCGCCGACGTCGATCGGTTGCTCGACGGCGCGGTGATTCATTTGGTGAACACCGACCCGCCCTACAACGTGAAAGTCGAGCCCCGCAGCAACAACGCCATCGCGGCCGGGTTGTCATCATTCGCCGGCACCACGCACCACCAAAGCCTCGACGTCGCTCGCCACCCTGAGAAGTCGAAGCCGACGCAGAAGAAACTCCGGGCCAAAGATCGACCGCTGGTCAACGACTTTGTGACCGATGGCGAGTTCGACCAGCTGCTCGATGCGTGGTTCGGCAACCTCGCGCGCGTGCTGGCACCAGGCCGAGGCTTTTACATTTGGGGTGGCTACGCCAACCTCGGAAACTATCCGCCGTTTCTCAAGAAGCATGAACTGTACTTTTCGCAGGGCATCGTTTGGGACAAGCAGCACCCCGTGCTGACGCGGAAAGATTTCATGGGCGCGTTTGAGATTGCCTTCTACGGTTGGCGCGAAGGGGCAGCCCACGTTTACCTCGGCCCCAACAACGCCACCGATCTGTGGCACGTCAAGAAGGTCAATCCGCAGTCGATGGTCCACCTCACCGAGAAGCCGGTTGAGCTTGCCGTGCGGGCGATGCAGTACTCATCGCGCACGGGTGAAAACGTACTCGACCTCTTCGGCGGGAGCGGCAGCACATTGATTGCCGCCGAGCAGACGGGTCGCCACGCGTACTTAATGGAACTAGACGCCTTATACGCGGATGTGATCGTCGATCGCTGGTGTAAGTTCACAGGAAAGGAGGCCTATCGTGTTGACGCTCAAGGTCTTGAAACCCCTCGATCAACGGCGCTTGCTCAGCGGTAA
- a CDS encoding sigma-70 family RNA polymerase sigma factor — MPTLHAPDVTDKVATHFIRNAARALVADGSFPRSDLEDVIQDLQLALLEQSDNFDPDRSRWSTFVKHVVRNTAISLRRRQRALCRQAQGELSSLNVLIADGDGHLIEFEATVGEEEFRTGHGQDFVPHPEQVELALDLAALLGTLSEELREICELLKLLTPTEARRELEISRTTMDRRLVALRELFRAAGVAPQD, encoded by the coding sequence ATGCCCACTTTGCATGCGCCGGACGTCACCGATAAGGTGGCCACCCATTTCATTCGCAACGCCGCTCGAGCGCTCGTCGCCGACGGCAGTTTTCCGCGGTCGGACCTCGAGGACGTGATCCAGGACTTGCAACTGGCGCTGCTGGAACAGTCCGACAATTTCGATCCCGACCGCTCGCGCTGGTCGACGTTCGTCAAGCACGTCGTCCGGAATACAGCGATATCGCTGCGCCGACGCCAGCGAGCGCTTTGCCGCCAGGCCCAAGGGGAATTGTCATCGCTTAACGTGTTGATCGCAGATGGCGATGGGCACTTGATCGAATTTGAGGCCACGGTCGGCGAGGAAGAATTCCGCACGGGGCATGGGCAGGATTTCGTACCGCATCCCGAGCAGGTTGAGTTAGCGCTCGATCTCGCAGCCCTGCTCGGCACGCTCTCGGAAGAATTGCGAGAGATTTGCGAACTCCTCAAGCTCCTCACGCCGACCGAGGCGCGCCGCGAATTGGAAATCTCGCGGACCACGATGGACCGCCGTCTGGTCGCGTTACGGGAGCTGTTTCGTGCCGCGGGCGTCGCTCCGCAGGACTGA